The sequence below is a genomic window from Aspergillus nidulans FGSC A4 chromosome V.
gcaggagctgcaatAGTTATTTCGCCAGGTAgcctggcagcaggtgtTCCCAACCTGCAGGAACTCGCACCTGGTGCACATCTAATTGTACGACGCCCAGGCTGAGCCCCCGACCCCGGCGCCGGATCGAGCGCAGATCACGGCCAAAATCAAAGCGcgcgccgccgatgatgagcagcAGGCGCGCGAGACCGCCGACAGCGAGACCCTGCATGACGCCAACCcctggctgcgcatgacgCGCTGGGCGCGGTACCTGGCCGGCGTCCACTTCCCCGATCTGATCGACGTCGTCACCCCCCCAGACCCTGACGATGCAGACCCCGCCAGCCAGGCCACGCAGCGCGTGTGGGACGCCATGATGTAGCTGGCGCGGCGCAGCCAGCATACCGTCCAGCATTGCGGCAACGGCATCCGCATGGCCGCGGTCAGTACGATGCCCAATCAGACGCCGTACCAGCCGCTGCGCGCGTACATGGTCGAGAAGAGCATCCAGGAGCATGTGCGGCCgtggcagcagatcctgctgttTATCATTCGCACGCAGACGGACTGGCcatggcgcagaagaagccctCCTATGTCATGAcagcgcggcagcagcggaccTGGCAACGGCTGTGGCAGCTGGCTTGCCTGCCAGCCCCTGAGCCAGCTGACGGGCTTGCTGATGGGCCAGCTGATGGGCTTGCCAGATGGGCTGGGTGGGCCTGCTGAGCCTGCTGACAGAGCTGACGGACTGTCAGCGCGCTGGAGCCCCGATCCGATGGCCCCCGACCTTGATCCCCGCCGCATCGAGCCGTTTGTCATGACCCCGTTGGAAACGACATGCCTGGAGTTCTGCATCGAGCTGCTGAACCAGAAAATCAAGGTCCATGAGTATGAGAGCCCGTTGGTGTGTGCCATGGCGGTCTTGGGCCGGGGggagcagggctggcgcgaCACCGACAGCTATCCCCCCATTATATCCCGGGTGCTGAAGGTGGCGCGGTTCCTGGTGGTCCAGAAGGCGCTGTGGCTTGACCCCGAACATTGGGAGATCATCAGGATGTGGGTGGCGGCCAGCGAGCAGGGCGCCTGGGCTGGGGAGGCTGCTGACCAGGAGCTGGGCtggttgatggaggatgaagggtaTGCAAGCGCGCCCAGTCCGCCATCCAGTAATGAGACTCCCTCATCCCCGCCCCAGGGCAGGGCTATTACTCGAATGCCGCGCTCCCAGCTGCTGTTTCAGGCTGGTGTTGACTGGATGGTGCAGAAGTTCATGGTCCGTGGCCAGCATGGTCCCGTCGAGGTGCTGCTGGATTGGCGGACGTTTGGGCTGAAGATTCACTACAATACAACCACCCCCGGGCATGTCACCTGGATGGGGCAGGAGCGGCTGCTGTACAAGGAAATGGACTTCACCATGGGCCAGTTTTGAAGCTTTGTACATGGGGTGGTGGCAGGTGCTCGGGAGCTGATGGCCAGCCTGCTGTGTCAGCCTAATCAGGAGCAATGGCCCCCCATCCCATGGCACCAGCTGTTTGACAACCCCACCAAAGGCACCCCCggctggagcttcctgcaggaccCCCGCACCCCGTGGCCCGTCACTGGGGGGACCTGGCTGGTCGACCGGATTGCGGGCGAGCCGGCGGTGGCCCGGGCCTTCACCACCCAGGGCGCCGTCAGCCCAACCAAACTGCAGAAGTACTTCCAGCAGGTGGCGCGgttcaaggagaagctggcgcTGGCCATGCACCTGACAGGCGGTGCGCCAGTGCGGGCGCCAGAGCTACTGAGCATCCAGCATGTCAACACCAAAAACAACTGGCAGCGCAACATCTTCATTAAGGATGGCATGGTAGTGTTTGTGATGGTGTACCATAAGGGGTTCCATGCCAGCAATGACATCAAAATCATTTACTGATACCTGCCCAGGGAGGTTGGGGAGCTGGTGGTGTGGTAtctgtggctggtgctgctgttTGTGCGCCAGCTGGCAGTGACCTGGGGTCAGATCAGgcccagcaatcccaggcCCAGCCCTAGGGCCAGCAATCCCAATCCCAGCAGCTCGAGCCCCAGCAACCCCCAACCCAGCAACGCCAGGCCCAGCAACCCCCGAGCCAGGAACCCTGCCCCCAGCCCCCCCCACCGCAGCCCGTATGTATGGGGACCTGACGTCGGCACCGGCCGCGAGTGGCCCAGCGAGCGGCTGCGCGAGGTGCTGAAACGGGAGAGTGAGGCCAGCATTGGCGCCCAGCATGCATTAAACATTACTAACTATCAAGACATCGCCGTTGGCATCAGCCGTCAGTTTTTACGCCCATCAAGCATATTCCCCAACAACATCcaagctgagcaggagcaggaaatggctgccatggaggtggataaGGAGGAGAGCATTGGCAACATTGCTGACAAGCAGGCCGGCCACACCCCCCATGTGGCCGGCATGGTGTACGGCCGCGAGAGCACCGAGTTTGCTGGCAGCACGACGACGCGCCGCCTGCGGTTTTGGGTGTTGAGCACTGATTAGCACCAGTTTTTGGGCTTCCCAGACCTGCcagcagccccagcaccAGGCAAGCGCACCAACCTATGGGAGGAGCAGGCCGTTGACTACCAGGAGCAGTGGtgccagcagctggctgccATGGACATggagcaggcgctgcagcGCATGACTGGCCGACCAGATATGACATTTCGGGGGGTCCAGGTCCCCGCCATTCAAGCTATCCAGGACGGCGCCAGCCCTAATCTACTGGGGGTGAAGatatgaagagcagcgcttTGCTCGTTGTTAGGGAAGTCTTGGCAAAACAGGTCTTGCATTGCCTTGGTTTTTTGGTTGAGCATCTCTTTGCACTTTTAGTTActaacaaggctgagaaatTTACAGGATATAGATAAGGTACTTAATTCTAACTAGGAAATATCTTAGAGCTTTCCAGTGTCAGTTCAGGCTGTGGTGCTGAGCCAAAGTTTGTAAGTCAAGGTCTGTAGTTTTGATGGGGGACTAGTTGTATACACTATCCTAATTATAGATATAGGATAAGAAAAGCAATATAATGCAGGATTCTGGTAAGATctggccagaaatctgacttTTACTCTGATTCCCCTGAATCAGCACCTTGTTGGTGATAATAGACCCCTTTATCTTTGTGAAAGTCCCTGAACTAGGGTTTATTGTCTGCTGTTAATGCCAGTATGGTATATATATTaaggaggctgaggcctATCTCTACAAGAAATATCACCTCTCAAGCTCAATGATTCAGCCTATTATCCAGACTATCCAATAATGGCATGATATCTATCTTGATACTACTACTATCTATATCCCCTGTGAGCTTGATCACCTAGTTCCTATGATCcctatatatactaatagTATGTAGTGCTAGCAAGatctattatatctatatattagcAGCTGTCTTAAGACTATGCAAAAGTACTGGTACCAGGCCCATGGCTGGATATAGCACCTATACCAAGGCTATATTACTGCTGATATCAAAGTACAGGGTTTATAAGAGGTTTAGCAGTTATATTATATTGttgcctggcagcaggtATTCCCCACGCGCAAGAACTTGCACCTTATGCACATCCAATCATGTGACCCCGAGCCCAACAAGCCCTGACCCCCATCAACTGATTACAAGCAGATCACTGCTAAGATCAGAGCATGTGTGACTgacaacaagcagcaggcgGCCTGCCAGACGGCCAAGAGCAATATACTGTATAATATGAACCCGTGGCTGCGCATGACCTGATGGGCATAATACCTTGCCAATATGTActtccaagaccttctcAATATTGTCATGCCCCTGACTGCAATGAGAACAATGCCACCCTGCATGAATAAGGAGATCCTGTCAGCCAGGCAATGCAGCATGTATAGGATGCTATGAGGCAGCTGGCTCAGCATAGTCAGTGCATAGTACAGCACTGTGGGAATAGTATTTGTATAATAGCTGCGAGCACAGTGCCTAACTAGATCCCACACTGTCTACTGCAGGCATATATGGATAAGACAAGTATTgcaaagtatatatagctatggcagcagatcctgctgttCCTTATTTACATGCAGACTAAGTAGCcataataataaaaaaagcTAAGCTATGTTATGACTGTATAATAGCAGTAGACCTGGCAGCAACTATAGCAGCTTGCCTGTAGATCTGATAAGGTAGGTTGGTTGCCAGCATCATGCCAGAGCCCTGATCTGATCTTGGATACCAACCAACTTGAGGCATTTATGATGACCCTGTTGGAGACAGGCCTGCCTTGATTTCTGCATTGAGCTGCTTAACCAGAAGACTAAGATATATAAGTATAAGAGCCTgttagtatatataatggCTGTCCTTAGTTACAGCAAGCAGGGCTGGCACAATGCTGATAGCTATCTACTAATCCTCTTATACATGCTGAAGGTGGCATGCTTTCTTGTTATGCAGAAGGCCATTGTGGCTTGACCCCTAGTACTGGGATATTATCCAGATataggcagcagctgctAAGCAGGGCTTGTGggtgggcaaggcagcagaccaggagctggCATGGCTGTTCAATGACAAAGGGTATGCCGAGGCCTTGTCCCTGTCAAGTCTGTCAAGCCTAGAGAAGGTATCTGCATCCCAAGGCCGCATGATTGGCGGCCCAGTAAGGTGGTTGTTTCAGGCCGGTGTGACTGGATGGTACAGTGATTTANNNNNNNNNNNNNNNNNNNNNNNNNNNNNNNNNNNNNNNNNNNNNNNNNNNNNNNNNNNNNNNNNNNNNNNNNNNNNNNNNNNNNNNNNNNNNNNNNNNNgcgtcgactaccgtgctctaaatgccattaccaagaaggaccgctatccattgcccctgatccatgagacactgaaccaaattggacaagccagatggtttactaagctggatgtgtctgctgccttccataagatccgcatagccaaaggccaggaatggatgactgccttccgtacgagatacgggctctttgaatggctagtcaccccttttgggttggctaacGCACCGagtaccttccaaaaatacatcaactggaccctccgtggaatatctagatgaattctgctcagcctatattgacgatgtgcttgtctataccaatggggacctccgccagcaccggaagcacgtacgaatggtcttgaagaaactggaagaagcaggcctatatttggatattaagaagtgcgaatttgagtgcaaggagacaaagtacttgggctttataatacaggcagggaagggaatcaaaatggacccggagaaggtgaaagcaataaaggaatgggaaacccctactactataaagggcgtccgaggattcctgggctttgccaacttctaccgaaggttcatccctaacttctcagggatcgtacgcccactaaacaacttgacaaagaaaggaacacccttcttgtggactaaggagtgccaggatagctttgatctgcttaaggaaaagtttattactggacctgtcctagcaaccttcaacccttcctaccgtacggtagtagagaccgactcctcaggttataatacaggaggagttctctctcaatataatgaaaaagagggaattgcacccatgtgcctacttctctaaaaggaattctccagctgaatgcaactatgagatctatgacaaggagctactcgcaattgtacgatgtcttgaagcctgggatgctgaactgcgctcatgtggagaattccaagttattacagaccacaaaaacctggagtacttcttctccccaaggaagctgacagaacgacacgtacgatggtccttatttctcagccggttcaacttcaagctagtatataggaaagggtcagccaatcagagagctgatgcactttcacggagagaccaagacatgcctgatgatgaagatgacagggtcaagtctcgtacgatgcaactttttacagaaaaacacttggggaagacggtagttgccaccctccgaccggctgaagagcaaccatgggagccgtacgaaaaaagtgatatgtggaaggaggcactcaaacaggatgaaagatatagtgaagcagtactgtgcctgaaagatggagcaaggagatttcctccacacctaCAATTGAAAGtcggaatctcagaatgccagctggacgcccaagaccatatcctcttccgtgggaggaggtgggtgcctgatagtgaacagctccgtacgagtataattcaggctgcacatgactctatattgacaggacatcctggccgagagcaaacatatttgctggttagccgtgaatacttctggcctaacatgtcccgggatatcagaagattcgtccggaactgtgatatatgtgggaggaccaagtcttggagagaccagagaagggggctattaaagcccctccctgtgcctgatcgtccctggcaggaggtttcaatggatttcattacagacctaccagagagcgaaggttgtacaaacatcatggttatcacagaccgattaaccaaaggtgtgatactagaaggaatgtcagaaactgactctgagagtgtggcctgggcactcgtacgagtacttataagcaaacacgggatcccgaaggctatcacctcggacaggggaagccagtttacaagtgaTACATgggcccgcatatgtaccctgacagggatcaaccgccggctatctacagcctatcatcctcagactgatggatcaacagagagaatgaacagcacagtggaaacctacctccgcatgtatacctgctatgaccagaaggactggaacaggctacttccacttgcagagctggcaattaatggccgtacatcaacagcaacaggggtcagccccttctatctaagccatggctacaacctcagcccatttacccctaccgaggaggtagagcatctagctgaagaaccaaccaagagtcctatccagaaaggggaagccatcgtacggaaagttaaggaagccctagactgggctcaagcctccatggcctattcccaacagaatacagagaatcaggctaataaacacaggagcccggccacaaactaccaagtgggagataaggtctggctaagtctgaagaacatccgtacggaccgacccagtaagaaacttgactggaagaacgccaagtatgaggttataggcctggtgggcagtcatgctgtacggctgaatacgcccccagggatccatccagtcttccatgtggacctgcttcggctggcttcatcagatccacttccttcccagaagaatgatgatagccagccccctagcatcatggtgaacggtgaggaagaatacatggtagagaaaatcctggacgaacgtcgcaggagatacgggagaggtcaccggctggaatacctagtgaaatggtcaggctatgctcagccaacctgggaagctgccacagctttggaggaagtacaagctctggatgagtggctggatcgtacgaaacaatatagacttcaggacggctcactaaacagagatgcatatataaaggctaaagcaacatgacctaccctgtgacctgtacttcctacatagagggaggggggggtactgttatgggtcctttgcctatacaaggaccttagaccttagtgactcggccaaggcctgcgctgtcctgaaggcggtgagccacctacaagacttccttgcaacaacacaacaatccttctttctcatttcttctttaggGACCCCAACATGGACGTACGGCACGGCgagataggaagatccatccTTTTAGGTCCCTTAACACCTATCTCTACAAGAAATATCACCTCTCAAGCTTAATAATTCAGCCTATTATCCAGACTATCCAATAATGGCATGATATCTATCTTGATACTACTACTATCTATATCCCCTGTAAGCTTGATCACCCAGTTCCTATGATCcctatatatactaatagTATGCAGTGCTAGCAAGatctattatatctatatattagcAGCTGTCTTAAGACCATGCAAAAGTACTGGTACCAGGCCCATGGCTGGATACAGTACCTATACCAAGGCTATATTACTGCTGATATTAAAGTACAGGGTTTATAAGAGGTTTAGCAGTTATATTATATTGttgcctggcagcaggtATTCCCCACGCGCAAGAACTTGCACCTTGTGCACATCTAATTATGTGACCCCGAGCCCAACAAGCCCTGACCCCCATCAACTGATTACAAGCAGATCACTGCTAAGATCAAAGCATGTGTGACTgacaacaagcagcaggcgGCCTGCCAGATGGCCAAGAGcaatatactatataatataaaCCCGTGGCTGCGCATGACCTGATGGGCATAATACCTTGCCAATATGTActtccaagaccttctcAACATTGTCATGCCCCTGACTGTAATGAGAACAATGCCACCCTGTATGAATAAGGAGATCCTGTCAGCCAGGCAATGCAGCATGTATAGGATGCTATGAggcagctggctcagtaTAGTCAGTACATAGTACAGCACTGTGGGAATAGTATTTATATAATAGCTGTGAGCACAGTGCCCAACTAGATCCCACACTGTCTACTGCAGGCATATATGGATAAGACAAGTATTGTAAAGTATATATAGCTATAGCAGTAGATCCTGCTGTTCCTTATTTACATGCAGACTAAGTAGCcataataataaaaaaagcTAAGCTATGTTATGACTATATAATAGTAGTAGACCTGGCAGCAACTATAGCAGCTTGCCTGTAGATCTGATAAGGTAGGTAGGTTGCCAGCATCATGCCAGAGCCCTGATCTGATCTTGGATACCAACCAACTTGAGGCATTTATGATGACCCTGTTGGAGACAGCCTGCCTTGATTTCTGCATTGAGCTGCTTaaccagaagaccaagataTATAAGTATAAGAGCCTGTTAGTATATATGATGGCTGTCCTTAGTTACAGCAAGCAGGGCTGGCACAATGCTGATAGCTATCTACTAATCCTCTTATACATGCTGAAGGTGGCATGCTTTCTTGTTATGCAGAAGGCATTGTGGCTTGACCCCCAGTACTAGGATATTATCCAGATATAGGCAGCAGCTGCCAAGCAGGGCTTGTGggtgggcaaggcagcagaccaggagctggCATGGCTGTTCAATGACAAAGGGTACGCCGAGGCCTCGTCCCTGTCAAGTCTGTCAAGCCCAGAGACTATATCTGCATCCTAAGGCTGCATGATTGGCTGTATTTGATCATGGTTGTTTCAGGCTGGTATTGACTGGATGGTACAGTAATTTATGGTCTATGGCCAGCACAGCCCTGTCAAAGTACTGCTCAACTGGTATATATATAGGCTGAAGGTGCACTACAACACCATGGTACCAGGATATGTGACATAGATGggccaggagcagctgctgtacaAGCAGATGGACTTTACTATAGGCCAGTTTCGCGGTTTTGTGCATGGCATAGTTGTGGCTGTGTGAGAGCTGATGGCAGGCCTGCTGTGCTAGCCTGATTGCCAGTAATAGCCAGCCATCCTATGGGATCACCTATTTAATAATCCAACTAAAGGCACTGCAggctggagcttcctgcaggatgcTTGTACACCATAGCCTATAGCAGGGAAGACATGGCTGGTTGACTAGATTAGTACTGAACTAGCTGTTGCTTAAGTCTTTATCACCTAGGGCACTGTTAGTATAAACAAGGTGCAGAAGTACTTTCAGCAGGTTACATGATTtaaagagaagctggcagtGGCTGTGTACCTTACTAGCAGGGTGCTAGTATGTGTGCCTGAGCTGCTGAGTATCTAGTATATTAATACTGACAATAACTAGCATCACAACATCTTTATTAAGGACAGCCTCGTCGTGTTTGTGACAGCATACTACAAGGGGTTTTATGCGAGCAATAATGTTAAGATCATCTACCAGTACCTGCCTTGCGAAGTGGGCAAGCTTGTTGTGTAGtacttgtggctggtgctgctattTGTGCGCCAGCTTGCAGTAATATAGTGCCAGGTAATATTTAGCAGTACTAGCCAGGGTAGTAATACCAGCAAGCTGATAATGCACCACAGCCTGTATCTATAGAGGCCAGATATCAGCATAGGTTGTAAATAGTCTAGCAAGTACCTGCGCAAGGTGCTGAAGTAGGAGAGTAAGACCAGTATCAGTACCCAGTATCTGCTGAACATTGCTaattattataatattactaTTGGCATCAGCTGTCAATTCCTGTGCATATTGAGTATATTCCTAAACAATATCCAGGCCAAGTACAAGCAGGTGATGGCCGCCCTGGAGGCAGACAAGGACCTTAATAAGATAGGTAATATTGTAGACAAGCAGGCAGGGCACTCGCCCTATATAGCAGTGATAGTATATAGGTAcaagagcagcaagcttgctggcagtataataatatactagCTGTGGTTTTGAGTATTAAGTACTGACTAGTATTACTTTCTAGGGTTTCCAGACCTGCTACTAGTCAACATAGTACTAGGCAAGCACACCAACCTGTAGGAGGAGCAGGCTATTAACTATCAGGAATAATAGCAATAGTAGCTGGCCTAGATAGACATAGTACAGGTATTATAGTGCATGATAGGACAGCCTATACTGCAGTTGTATAGGGTGCAGGTACTAGTACTGAAGGTAATCTAGGACAGTGCCAGCCCTGTAGTTGCAATCATGCCTACAGGTAGTAGCAAGAATATACTATTTATATTGCCTGTATATACAGCCCCAGGGGGATGCATAATTATGGTAGTACCCCTACTATTGCTGTATATAGACCTGATAATACACTATCAGGCCCTGGGCATCTTATATATGTTGTAGGAGAGCTACCAGCCCCCCAACAAGACAGTAATTATACTTATAATACCTGAGTCAACCAAGAACCCAGATTTCTATATATTCCTAAACTGCCAACAGCAGATGCAACAGCTTGACTGCATTATTATTAACAAGTATAATATTATCCTCAATAATTAGAAGGATTTCTGGCTGGTAATAGTACGCCTTGGGCGTCTTGTCAGTGCCCAGATGCAGCTGGTATTTTTGACAGTGACACTGCCCCTGACAGAGGAAGTATAATTCCTGCAATATATTAAGCATCAACACAGCAAGGTTGGCATCTATCATATACAGACAAGTTGGCACAATATCGCATATTATGtggtttggctgttgctgccctgaGGTGTCCCTCGCGAGCTATACCAGTAGTTAACACAGCCTAATATATAGGGATTTATCCAGCAGTACATCCAGCAGGCCAGTAATAGCCAGgtaattatatatactaatatcAAGAGCTAGGTTGATGCTATCAGCTATAAGCTGGGCTGTGAGGTATACTATAGTACTATTCTGGACTAGACAGGCATAATATAATAGttccagagcagccagacctGTATTATTGCCGCAACAAGTACCTTATACATAGGCATTGATATCCCTGATATCTAGTACATGATCTATCTAGGTTAGCTATAAATACTGCTTAACTACAGCTAGGAGAGTAGGTGTGCAGGGCATGATAGCTTAGCAAGCAAGGCTGTCATTATGTACCCCCAGGGCTGGGATAACCTTGATCTATAGGTTGACTAGGTATTAGATGCCAAGTTCAAGCGCGTGCAGGCGTACAtggaggttgtggagggGGTAGGGTGTCATTAGTATGTCCTTGACCAGTATCTGGATAGGATAGTCAATAGATACACGCGCCAGCAGTgccaggatcaggatcctAATAAGCTACCATACAATGCCTGCTAGCTGGATAGGCAGGGTAAGCAAACCCCAATACTATTACTATTACTGTTGCCAGCagtatcagcagcagaatacAATATCAATATAAGTAACCAGCCTAACAATCCCCCTAATATACAAAATAGGCCTATTCTGCTTAATTATTAATCTCAATCTATGTCCAAAACCTTAGCTATATTAATCCTGTCCTAAGTACTGTGATCTATAGCAGTAGTATCCTTATTTAAAGCACTGGcacctcctgcagctgttttAATAGTCCTAGTAGATAGTATAATACTAGTATAATACCAGTATACTGCTATCTAGTAGTAGATagctactatatagtagggCTTAGATCACAAGTTCCTTGAGCAAGAGGCCTGGCAATGGCTGTACTAATACTATATCTGTATAGTAGCCAGGCATGATGGCAACTATAAGCTGTACAACTACTGTTACCCTGATAGCTAGACTGCTAAATAGTAGATGGTACAGCTATAATCCCAGATTAACTATGCACTATTCTGCTATTATTTCTGGTATAGGATGCCATAGTTAGTCTGCCAGGGCTGGCAGGCCAGGCAGGAGTATCTATAGTATAGGGTGCTGATCTTGACTATTGCAGGGATGCTGTACAGGCCTTACAGGGCTCAGGTATAGTCTGCCTAGCAGTACTATTTAGCCAGATAGATAGTTGAGCAGTAgatagtatatatatagaaggCGCGGTGCCAGGTCAACACCTATATAGTAGATGTGCAGGAGGTCACCTTGGTGGCGGCCTTCCTTGGGCAGGCAATAGCTGATAGATAGGGTATAGAGATACAGGCTATATTCTGCTGGTTACAGCAGGTTTGTCAGGAGTACAAAGCAGCATAATCTAACAGCAATATATCAAGAATCAGTTATATAGAGAGTCATAGCAGATTTGTTACTTTATTATGTATGTAGGCGGATAGCAGAATAGAATTATAGGTAAGAGAAACATAGACCAAGCTTGCAAGTACAGGCTGCCAGCTAAACTATAAAAGCTGATTAATACTATATACAGTGCCGGCAATGTATTGGCTATATATCCAGGTCATGCAAACCTGGTCAGACAAACTCAAGCCAGCTTGGTCTTGTACAAGCCAGTTATCAGTATAAACAGTATCATGACTAATAGATAGTACCAGGCTTGATACAGGCATTGCACTGCATGACCTATATTATACTACTAGACAGTCAGCTCAGGCTGTGCTGTACCTCAAAGCTTGGCTATACCTGTAGTATTAATATTAGTATCATACCAGCAGTATAATAGTATCAAGCCAGTACTtaggagatatatatattataagTAGGCAAAG
It includes:
- a CDS encoding uncharacterized protein (transcript_id=CADANIAT00003861), whose amino-acid sequence is MAFCITRKHATFSILLVKQLNAEIKAGLSPTGSS
- a CDS encoding uncharacterized protein (transcript_id=CADANIAT00003860); protein product: MAGPDPGPGSCAYPPYAGKPAAWAASSYQWHAVPTQSEPLPVPGDLYQYNAQALAAGAWLDPASLPGACACRGQSTGQAGAAIVISPGSLAAGVPNLQELAPGAHLIITAKIKARAADDEQQARETADSETLHDANPWLRMTRWARYLAGVHFPDLIDVVTPPDPDDADPASQATQRVWDAMIWLACQPLSQLTGLLMGQLMGLPDGLGGPAEPADRADGLSARWSPDPMAPDLDPRRIEPFVMTPLETTCLEFCIELLNQKIKVHEYESPLVCAMAVLGRGEQGWRDTDSYPPIISRVLKVARFLVVQKALWLDPEHWEIIRMWVAASEQGAWAGEAADQELGWLMEDEGYASAPSPPSSNETPSSPPQGRAITRMPRSQLLFQAGVDWMVQKFMVRGQHGPVEVLLDWRTFGLKIHYNTTTPGHVTWMGQERLLYKEMDFTMGHLLCQPNQEQWPPIPWHQLFDNPTKGTPGWSFLQDPRTPWPVTGGTWLVDRIAGEPAVARAFTTQGAVSPTKLQKYFQQVARFKEKLALAMHLTGGAPVRAPELLSIQHVNTKNNWQRNIFIKDGMVVEVGELVVWYLWLVLLFVRQLAVTWGQIRPSNPRPSPRASNPNPSSSSPSNPQPSNARPSNPRARNPAPSPPHRSPYVWGPDVGTGREWPSERLREVLKRESEASIGAQHALNITNYQDIAVGISRQFLRPSSIFPNNIQAEQEQEMAAMEVDKEESIGNIADKQAGHTPHVAGMVYGRESTEFAGSTTTRRLRFWDIDKLSSVSSGCGAEPKFI
- a CDS encoding uncharacterized protein (transcript_id=CADANIAT00003862), which produces MYFQDLLNIVMPLTIPHCLLQAYMDKTSIVKLPASCQSPDLILDTNQLEAFMMTLLETACLDFCIELLNQKTKIYKYKSLLAAAAKQGLWVGKAADQELAWLFNDKGLKVHYNTMHHNIFIKDSLVVFVTAYYKGFYASNNVKIIYQYLPCEVGKLVVYCQFLCILSIFLNNIQAKYKQVMAALEADKDLNKIGFPDLLLVNIDSASPVVAIMPTAPGGCIIMGFIQQYIQQASNSQVDAISYKLGSRRVLDAKFKRVQAYMEVVEGVGCHYWIGRYQQQNTISI